From the Bombus vancouverensis nearcticus chromosome 3, iyBomVanc1_principal, whole genome shotgun sequence genome, one window contains:
- the Gyc88E gene encoding guanylyl cyclase at 88E, which translates to MYGLILENMSEYIRQVYGEDRWEEIRRQASVDQPSFSVHQVYPENLIPRLAKKAIHVLGVTEKEFFDQMGVHFVGFVGQYGYDRVLSVLGRHVRDFLNGLDNLHEYLKFSYPRMRAPSFICENETRQGLTLHYRSKRRGFVYYTMGQIREVARHFYHKELQIELVREEILFDTVHVTFQLTFDNRAFTQASLTMTREEKHLPIGASVLFEIFPFCIVFGSDMIVRSIGNSLMVILPDLVGKKITHFFDLVRPLIAFKFHSILNRTNNIFELVTVEPILTERPPDRQKNEILLSDELDSVDDRTLRLKGQMIYMDNWKMMMYLGTPVMPDLNSLIATGLYINDLSMHDFSRDLMLAGTQQSVELKLALDQEQLKSKKLEESMRKLDEEMKRTDELLYQMIPKQVADRLRNGESPIDTCEMFDSVSILFSDVVTFTEICSRITPMEVVSMLNAMYSLFDTLTERNRVYKVETIGDAYMVVSGAPVKENDHADRVCDMALDMVEAITDLKDRSTGLHLQIRVGIHSGAVVAGIVGLKMPRYCLFGDSVNTASRMEATSQAMQIHISESTRELLSPSYKVKERGEIEVKGKGTMKTYWLEKREHRSSSTKGITIQEPTQWNTRNTEKRVSAGTPAAFTAATMYENQNCLDTLSRRGSNIVSPTPADSTFIPEERRIYSPITFQDVARRSVANSPTKNADSKECRSNSMGAVMTRNSEMFSCLVSDTEEHFRQHRDSLSPRAENRSAGIHPKPELNVTSSSSSSEESRDDRAASADSDVSKRQKSKENYTTFHSDLSNSQSLTHQDQCCPGFTMSKSGKTRHQSNGCCIA; encoded by the exons ATGTACGGCCTAATTCTGGAAAACATGTCCGAGTACATACGACAGGTGTACGGGGAAGATAGATGGGAGGAGATCCGACGACAAGCATCCGTAGATCAACCTAGTTTCAGCGTTCATCAGGTCTACCCTGAGAACCTTATACCGAGATTAGCGAAGAAGGCTATTCAC GTACTTGGCGTAACGGAAAAAGAATTTTTCGATCAGATGGGTGTACACTTCGTAGGATTCGTTGGCCAGTACGGTTATGATCGTGTGCTTTCAGTACTTGGGCGTCACGTAAGAGATTTCCTTAATGGATTGGACAATTTACACGAATATCTGAAATTCTCCTACCCTAGGATGAGAGCGCCTTCGTTTATTTGCGAGAACGAGACGCGGCAAG GCCTGACCCTCCATTACAGGAGCAAACGACGCGGATTCGTTTATTACACGATGGGTCAGATAAGAGAGGTGGCCCGACACTTTTATCACAAGGAATTACAGATCGAGCTGGTGCGCGAGGAGATTCTATTCGACACCGTGCACGTCACTTTTCAGCTCACCTTTGATAACAGAGCTTTTACCCAAGCCTCGTTGACTATGACACGCGAGGAGAAGCATTTGCCAATAGGAGCCTCCGTcttgtttgaaatatttcctTTTTGTATCGTTTTCGG ATCAGACATGATCGTAAGGAGTATCGGAAATTCCTTGATGGTAATATTACCCGATctagttggcaaaaagattACACACTTCTTCGACCTTGTCAGGCCACTCATTGCATTCAAATTTCACTcg ATTTTAAACAGAACGAATAATATCTTCGAGCTAGTCACCGTGGAACCAATTCTCACAGAACGGCCACCGGATCgacagaaaaatgaaattttattgagCGACGAACTCGACTCGGTAGATGACAGAACCTTGAGATTGAAAG GTCAGATGATATACATGGATAACTGGAAGATGATGATGTATCTTGGTACGCCCGTTATGCCAGATTTGAATTCCCTGATCGCAACGGGTCTCTACATTAATGATCTATCGATGCATGACTTTAGCAG AGATCTGATGCTTGCTGGCACTCAACAATCGGTGGAACTGAAGTTAGCTTTAGACCAGGAGCAATTGAAAAGCAAAAAGCTAGAGGAGTCTATGAGAAAGTTGGACGAGGAGATGAAACGCACGGACGAATTGCTGTATCAGATGATACCGAAACAGGTGGCAGATCGTTTGAGAAACGGCGAGAGTCCGATAGACACGTGCGAG ATGTTCGACAgcgtttcaattttattctcGGACGTAGTGACATTTACAGAGATCTGCAGCAGAATCACACCGATGGAGGTGGTGTCCATGTTGAACGCGATGTACTCCCTTTTCGACACGTTAACAGAACGGAACCGGGTGTATAAG GTTGAAACTATCGGCGACGCCTACATGGTGGTATCTGGTGCACCAGTGAAGGAGAACGATCACGCAGATCGTGTGTGCGATATGGCGCTCGATATGGTTGAAGCGATAACGGATCTCAAAGACCGATCCACAG GTCTTCATCTTCAAATACGAGTCGGTATTCATAGCGGTGCTGTGGTGGCCGGTATAGTCGGCTTGAAAATGCCACGATATTGTTTGTTCGGCGATTCGGTGAACACGGCATCTCGTATGGAGGCAACCAGCCAGGCAATGCAAATACACATATCAGAATCCACGCGAGAACTATTGTCACCGTCGTATAAAGTTAAAGAACGAGGGGAGATAGAAGTGAAGGGTAAAG GTACGATGAAGACTTACTGGTTAGAAAAAAGGGAGCATAGATCGTCATCGACGAAAGGAATTACCATTCAAGAACCGACACAGTGGAACACGAGAAACACCGAGAAGAGAGTATCCGCAGGGACGCCGGCTGCTTTCACGGCAGCCACCATGTACGAAAATCAAAATTGCTTGGACACGTTGTCTAGGAGAGGTTCGAATATTGTCTCGCCAACGCCTGCAGATTCGACGTTCATCCCTGAAGAAAGAAGAATTTACTCGCCTATCACGTTCCAAGACGTTGCTCGTCGATCAGTGGCAAATTCACCGACGAAGAACGCCGATTCGAAAG AATGCAGGTCGAACTCGATGGGTGCGGTGATGACCAGGAACTCGGAGATGTTCAGCTGCCTTGTGAGCGACACCGAGGAACACTTCAGACAGCACAGGGACAGTTTATCGCCCCGCGCGGAGAATCGATCGGCCGGGATACACCCGAAACCAGAGCTGAACGTGACGAGCTCGAGCTCGTCGTCGGAGGAGTCTCGCGACGACAGAGCTGCGTCTGCCGATTCCGATGTCTCGAAGCGACAGAAGAGCAAAGAGAATTACACCACGTTCCATAGCGATCTCAGCAACTCGCAGTCGTTGACGCACCAGGATCAGTGTTGTCCTGGTTTCACGATGTCGAAGAGCGGCAAAACGCGCCATCAGAGCAACGGATGCTGCATCGCCTAG
- the LOC117153937 gene encoding odorant receptor 13a: protein MDSTQYEYLRLNKYLLFTIGIWPYQTTLQRSLVAIVFIPIIVAQVILQGGGMITAITANDIDSLLEGFAPFMISLMCLAKYINFFYNFKQMKRLLDIMREDWEIYKKLRNEYDLLCEQYAIGKKITISFVAFLFGLITPFAAMPLLLNAADALGLCNISDDRPLAFRVEHFVDVDKYYFPLLVHSYIGTLAYTTIVLAINSIIAVYVLHESGLCEVLRFKLENFVESDVMDVKLHANKRDDKWYENARDCVILHKHIIEFANILEDANTTSYLLQIGFNMICVSFTQFQAVINIQENAALAFRYISVTISLLCDLLFVSWPGQQLSDSTERIFEFTTNGKWYLSSINCRKLLMMMLSKSITPLKLTAYKFYTLNLESFSAVARTSFSYTMVLCSVQ, encoded by the exons ATGGATAGTACTCAATATGAGTACTTGAGACTCAATAAGTACCTTCTATTTACGATCGGCATCTGGCCGTATCAAACTACTCTGCAAAGGAGTTTGGTTGCGATCGTTTTCATTCCCATCATTGTTGCTCAAGTGATCCTACAG GGTGGCGGTATGATAACTGCCATAACTGCCAACGACATAGACTCGCTACTGGAAGGTTTCGCGCCTTTTATGATCAGTTTGATGTGCCTCGCAAAGTATATCAATTTCTTTTACAATTTCAAACAG ATGAAACGTTTGCTGGATATTATGCGAGAAGACTGGGAAATTTACAAAAAGCTGAGAAACGAGTACGATCTTCTTTGTGAACAATACGCGATAGGAAAGAAAATTACTATCAGTTTTGTAG CTTTCTTGTTCGGATTAATAACACCGTTTGCGGCAATGCCATTGCTGCTGAATGCAGCTGACGCTTTAGGACTCTGCAATATATCCGACGACCGACCGTTGGCGTTTCGTGTTGAACATTTCGTCGACGTGGACAAATACTACTTTCCTCTTTTGGTTCACTCGTACATTGGTACTTTGGCGTACACCACAATTGTTTTGGCTATCAACTCGATAATAGCTGTCTATGTTCTACACGAGAGTGGACTTTGCGAAGTTTTAAG ATTCAAACTAGAAAACTTCGTGGAAAGCGACGTGATGGACGTGAAACTACATGCCAATAAACGCGATGATAAATGGTATGAAAATGCCAGGGACTGCGTAATACTGCACAAACACATAATCGA ATTCGCTAATATACTCGAGGACGCAAATACAACGTCTTACTTGCTTCAGATAGGATTCAACATGATTTGCGTAAGCTTCACACAGTTCCAG GCGGTAATAAACATACAAGAAAACGCAGCCTTGGCTTTTAGATATATCTCGGTGACGATTTCCTTGCTATGCGATCTTCTATTCGTAAGCTGGCCAGGACAACAGCTGTCGGATTCCACCGAACGTATATTCGAATTTAC AACAAACGGCAAATGGTATCTATCATCGATTAATTGCAGGAAGCTTTTAATGATGATGCTATCAAAAAGCATAACGCCTCTGAAATTAACAGCCTACAAATTCTACACTTTAAATTTAGAGAGTTTCAGTGCG GTTGCACGAACGTCATTTTCTTACACCATGGTTTTATGCTCCGTTCAATAA